Within Fusarium fujikuroi IMI 58289 draft genome, chromosome FFUJ_chr08, the genomic segment CCCCTTTAGCTACTGACAATACCTGACAATTTATAGACACGGTCGGCCTCCTTTATCCTCCAAGTCCCTCCTCTCGTCCGCCAATTTTGCACTATCTCTTCTCCCCGTGCGCCTCGCCCATCGTATCCAAGCGCTTCGCAACCTCCCTTACATCGTCGTCGCGAACCCGAATATCTCACGTATATACAACAACTATCTCCATTCTTTATCAATACTCCTCCCATACTGGCACGCGACTCGTGAAGGACGACCAATATCGACTCTCGAAGACGAGATACGCTTCACAAATGTACTGGCCGAGCTCGTTGCGACACACACCGATACAATTCCCATTCTTGCAAAGGGCTTCCTCGAATGTCGACGATATATATCTCCCGAAGAGGTTACAAAATTCCTCGACCAGCACCTCCGTGCTCGAATTGGTACGCGCCTCATTGCGGAGCAGCATATTGCATTACATTTCAGTTCTCAGCCGCACTTTGACCCCAATGCTAGTCCAACACCGTGCCCTGATGATCCCTCGTACATTGGAGTCATCGACACATCTCTTCGCCCCGCACAAATAGTAGAGTCATGTGCTGGCTTCGTCGCTGATATCTGTGAGCTTCGATATGGCGTTCGGCCTCTTCTCTATATTCATGGCGAGCCAGACACCACATTCGCATTTGTCCCTATGCACCTCGAGTACATAGTTACTGAACTGCTTAAAAATGCTTTCCGTGCTACAATTGAGAACAAATCTAACGAACCTGTAATCGTTACGATCGCACCAGAGCCTGCCTTGACCGAAGAACCCTCTACAGCATCTTGGTCAAATTCATCGATCAAACACAGTGATTCGCCCTCAAAGGACAGCCGGGACGCCACCGATAACGATGCGATAGTCCCTCTAGATGATAATGCTCCAGGAGTGACAATTCGTATTCGCGATCGTGGTGGCGGGATTCCACCAGAGGTCAGCCCGAATATATGGTCGTACTCATTCACCACCTTCTCCGACGACATGGATGACTTTCCAGGAGATGGCAATGGTGGCGACGGTCTCAGTGCGATATCAACTGCCAGCACTGGCGGTAGTTCCATTGCCGGACTGGGATACGGACTACCTCTGAGCAGGGCATACGCCGAGTACTTTGGAGGTGGCATTGCGGTTCAGAGTCTATATGGCTGGGGAACGGATGTATACCTACGATTAAAGGGCGTTGGAAATCTGGGTAAGAAGTAGTTGAGGCATATAGCTTTTGGTACCGTACCTAAGTCACATACGAAGCCATGGTTGAGTAATGAGATGAAGCGGGCAGATAAAGAACATGATTACAACACAAGGACGACACCAGAACGACCGACAGGATCGGACCAGTGAGACATGTAGCATCAAGGAATTTTGGGTTGAGAGGAGAACATTCACCAGGCAAAGTCAAGCTAGATACTGACATATGATttttgaagatgaagcgTAAGCGAAACAAGTGGGCATGTGAAAAGACTCGACAGCAGGTAGGATTAAAAGTACGAGATCGGAACCATTAGTGGTCCCAGCCAGCCATtcattaagaaataataacaTTTTTCAAAATCAACCAGTAAAAGCTTTCCAAGGAACGACTCCCATATCTGCCCAGTAATAAAAAATCATTTCCAACGCCTGCCGGTATTCTCGCTTCCTCATTTTTGAACACCCATATTTCCATCATGCTCTGCTAACTGCGCCAGCAACTCTATCCAATATTGGGATAGACTATCGCTGCGACACTGTATAAACCCAGTTTAAGGTATGTACCCAAGATTAGAGTATAAAAAACAGTTATAAATCCTTCATTTTCCTTCAGATGCAAATTACATTTACATGTTCTCCAGCTCGTGGTCGATCTGTCGATCCATAAATGTTCGGCGTTCACCAACAAGCTCGGTCTGAAGACGCTGTTCGACCAGAGCGCGGACTTGCTTCTTGGTCACAGTGTCTAGGTCAACCTCGCACAGAACTGAGCGGATAGACTCGACGATAGCCATGTCGTTGGGCCCCGCGTGGCCATGTTGGAAGTCGAACGAGGACTGCGATCGCATGGCATCCGGCATGGGAGACCGAGCACCACTGCTGAAACCCAGAGCAGTGCCAGATCGGCTATGTCCACCGCCAGTGGCGGGTGAGAGATTGGCCTGGCCACGGAGGTTGCTCACGCTGGGATGTTGGCCAGGGTAGTCCTGGTATGGTGACTGGCTACGCATGTCATGAACACCTGTGCCCATAGACAACATCGACTGTCGATGCTGCATGGGAGAATCTTGGAAGCCCATGGTCGATGTGCGACCGTTGTTGAAGGCGGGGGACTGAGGAGGCATGTAGGTGTTGCGGCCAGGCATAGCAGTCAAGACAGAGCCCTGAGGGCCAGCAGAGTACACagacttgatctcatcaagctcatagTTGTCACCATAGGAATAGTCGGTCTTCTCTTGGTATCCACCACGACGTCCAGGCAGGTTGTTAGCTAGAGCGTAGTCATCCCAACGCTGCAAAGGAATAGAACGAGGGTCGAAGccctcatcgtcaacagcGACGACCTGCTTGTTGCCCTTCTCTCCAATGACGATACGGGTGTTACCCCATGAAAAGTTGTCCTGGTTCCAGAAAGAGTAGAGGGGAAGGATGAAGGAGTAGATTGGGAAAGCAAGGAGATAGATAatcatccatccaatgtGCTGCCACTGCCTCTTGAGAATGAAGATAAGAGCCTGGAGACCATAAACAGCAGCAATCATAGCAATTGAGATGTATGGAATGGGTCCAGAGCCGGTGGCCAGAATGTAGATAAGGTAACCAATGTAAACACAGGTCGAGGGGAGAATAATGGTACCGCAAAGATCAATAAACACAACAAATCGCATACTGAAACAGCAGAAACCACAGAGCTCCTTCAGTTGCATAAGTTCAACAAGGTTGTGAATGGTCGAGTTGATCCATCGTCGACGTTGAGACAACAGAACACTCCATGACTCGGGGGCAGCAGTCTTACACTGGGCATCGGGAATGAACTTGTAGGACATCTCAGGGAAGTACTTGGTCATCAGCGTGGTAAGATAACGATCCTCACCCAGAGACAGAAGGTTCTTCTTGTGGAGGGTGTCTACATCACAAATACTGTAGTCCTTGATAACAGCATCAGAAATGATGAGAGGCTTGCCCTTGTCAACACTTCGGAGACGGTACATGGTGAAGCTAAGGGAGGTTAAGAATTGGCATAACGGGAGGCAGGGTTAATAAACATACCATCCAGGCAAACAAGTAACGCTGCCAAAAAGAGATTCGAAGGCCTTTGCAAGGTGATGAGAGATGAAGTATTCGTAAACCTGGATCATGGTCCaccaagtcttttcatcgtTCTCCAGGGTAGTTTCACCACAAATACCAGCAATCTTGGCGTTGTGAGCAcaagcagcaacaagacGGTTGAGCGAGTCTTCCTCGACACAGGTATCGGCATCGACCATGAGAAGGTACTCATAAAGCTCAGGATCCACAccaatgatgttgttgaccTGATGGAACATTTCAAGCTCGAGGGGAGACATGGGTGCTCGGTGGTGGACACGGTTGAGGAAGCTCATGAGCAGGATCTGAGAATCACGTTTGCCACGGTTACCAGGCTTGGCCTTTGACTGCTCAGACTCCTTTCCAAccttgacgacgacgatgtaGGGAACAACGTTGCCCTCAAACTCGTAGAGACCAGAGTAAACCTTGCCGTAGTTGAGTTGCTCACTGCTAGAGCCGACAGACTTGAAAGGAAGCGCAGGAGGGTCAACCTTGggatcaacaccaagaatgtCGAGAACAATCTTGGGGGTGGGGCGATCATTACCTTGACCAACGACGACACCATCGCAAATGACACAGATGAGCTTGCGCTTGTTGTCGTACTGGAGGGCAGTCAATGAATCGAGAGCCTTTCGAAGAGAATCTTCACCCTCGGTGTAGACAGGCACTTGGCAGATGACAAACTTATCCTGGGGTGAGGGACGTCGCTTAGATCCAAATTGAAGGGCAGCAAGGAACTTGACGGCGGTGACGATGCAAATGATGACGGCGAAAGCCAGAAGAAGGTAGTTGTTGACCTGGCATCGTGGCGAATCACGGAAATCAAGGATACCCTTATACGCAATGTTTTGAATGCACTGCCAACTGTTCTTAAGGTTGGCACTGACAGTCTCGTTCTTTGCGTTGGCGATGAGCAGGTCgagatccttcttgatgttggttcCAGGGCTGTTCTTCCACAGGTCTACCATATCTTCGTTTAGGAACTTGTAGGAATCGAAGTTGTCGTTGACGTCGAGGGTATGTAAGTAATCAGTGAGATCATAAACCTCGTTGCCATAGGTGGCCCACATGTGTTGCTCGTTTTCACCCTCGTTCTTGACCTTACTCTTCTTCCAAACGAGATTGCCATGGTAGTattccttgatcttgggctGGAACTTCTTCCAGTACCAGTCGGGATCATGAAGCGCGCTGGTACGATCGCGGGTATAAAAGCCGGAAGTGTGCTGGGCCAGGGgattggtgatggtgtcgtTGAAAGTGAGCTGTGTCGTCTCCTTGATACCAAGGCCTCTGCAAGCCCTGTTCAGGGGAGGCATGAAGTAGTCATCCATGACCATACCGGAAAGAGGCAGCATGTTGGACTTCGTGACCTTAATGCTGGTATCGCTGTGCTGTTGTTGCCAGAAATCGGTGATGTCGTAGACCTTTCCGTGAATGGCTACCCAGAAGGCCTTTTCGTCCTCTGCGTGACTAGCAACCTCCTTGACGTTCCATGCCTTGTTTGCATTGGGGCACAAAAGCTTTCCGAAACCGATAATCCAGAAAACGACCATACCGTTAATAAGAataatgaggaagaagagaacgaACTTCTCACGCCAGGCCATGCGAACATCGGGTCGACGCATACGGCCAATGAATTTGAGCAGAGGCGAAGGAATCCAGAAAGTCAGGGCCCAAACGAAAGCAATCCATGCCCGACGACCGAAAGGCAAAGGCTTTGactcgatcttcttgttcttggcaagtTCACCATCCAAGATTCCGGTGAATTCACCATCCTCGTTGTAATAGACTTGACCCTTATATGTGTCACCCTTGGTACCGAGACCGTAATCACCAGTGGTCTGGACGTTGCGCATAGCTGAGGGGGCAATTGAGGGTGCTGATTGGGGGTTGAGGTTCTGATGCTGGTTCAAGGTAACCTGGCTCATGTTGCCTTGGCTGAAGTTGCGAGTGTGCATCAGCTGATCATTGCTTCCATTGAAGCTGTTGTCCATAGCAGGAGGAGGGAAGAAACCGCTGCCATTGGGAGGGTTGGCTGAATAACTTGTGTCAAAGCCTGAAGTGAAAGGATTTTGGCCCATGCTTTGAAGACTGTGAGCGGGCTTGATATCAAGCATGGTCTCTGCCTCCCACCAAGGACCTTCGCGAACCCAGATTCGCTCCTTGCCGATGAAGACTTCGCCGTTGCTCCATCCTCTCTCGAGCATCCAGGTCTCGATGCCGTCTTTGCCATCCTTGCAACCGAGAGCGCCGTATCGACCGACGAATTCGTCGACGTCGAAGTCAGCTGTGTAATCAAGGTTGCGGTTACGACGATTAGCCCACTCGGGAAGTCTCCATGAGCGAAGCTGGCGGGAGACTGTGCCAGCTGACCATGCCGAAGTGATGGCAGGGAGAGTAGCCAAGTTGGCAGGCGAGTCATCCGTAGGATGAAGGGAAAGATGGAACCAAGTACGGCTGGCACTCAGAAGGGCAGGTAGATCGAAACGACCTGCGCGACCAAGGCTGATTCCTTCACCCTCCACAGGGAACAACAGCTTCTTTACGAAACTGTCATCTTCGGATCCGTAAGCAACCTTCTCCAAAATGACCTCCcgcttctcaagatcatGTTGGCGGTCCCTTCCCTGGGGGCCAGTCATGATACCCAGATCAGGTGCGACATCAGAAACGGCTTGCTGCATCTCACGAACCACAGAAGATCCAATGGGGTGGACCTCGACACCATCCTCGATCATCTCAGCGTTGAGTCCAATGGAATCATCGAAAATCGTACGCATAGCTAAGGCCCGGCCGATGGAAGGCTCAGGGACTTCCACAACAGTGATTGAGACAGTATCACCGTCCTCATTGGAGGTGGGAGTGCGCACACCGCGACCATCCATGGACTCGTCGCCATCTCGAATGCGAAGCATCTGAGCAGCAATAGCGCTGTTGGCCTTTGAAATCACCCAGTCGACAAGAGCCTCGTACAAACCACCAACGAGTGTTCGGCGGTCCTCAGTGCTCAGCTGCTGCATGAGCACCTCTGGTTccatgccaagaaggccactAACATCCTCGCAAATCTCCTCAAAATCGTCTGAGTCGGCATCGTAGTCGAGAGTGTTGCCCAGCTTGAGCAGACCGGCAAGCGTGGAAATGAAGTTGCGGTGGGCAGAACCCTTGATGCCAATCTCCTTCAGAGCTTGACGGAAGTCATCGGCCGCAGCACCATCGTCGGCGGTGATGAGGTAGGATGGCGGCTCATATGTGCCGGAGCGAGCCAGAAGGGCATACGCTGAAGGGGTTTTGAGGCCTAAGAATTCTCGCTCGGCGGGTGTGGATGCTGATGTGaggagataataaaatacaTCAAAAGCACGGTAACCAGCCTCGGCGGGTATGTTCAGCAAACCGTTCTCGGTGTCAATGCCACCTTGGGATAAAGCAAGCGAGGCGCCTGTAACATTTCCTCCCAAACTCAAGGTCAGTGTAACGCCGAGGGCGATCTGTCGTGGAGCAGAAGCATTGTAGGGAGCAACGCATCGGAGGAACGGCTGTAAAGCTTCCAGAGACTTGTAGATGGAAGCAGGAATGGCGAAGGGGAATGTGTTGAGGAAAGGCACGAGCAATGAAGGAGTTGACTGGTGGAGTGATCTGTACAATGTTAGAATGGCGGAACATAATCGTTTTGAAGAAACTTACCCCAAGATCACACAGCCATCCTCAGCACGGCGTCTAGCATGTTCCCATGCTCGAGCAGCGAGAGTAGCATCAACAGTAGCTCCAGCCTGAGCAGCTGTAAGCCATGTATTGACAACTAGACTGGTGCTGGCATCGAGTTGATAGGGCTGAGAAGACAAGTAGATGTTGTGGATGGCGTTCAGGAGAGTTGTGGTGGACACCTGAGCGGCTTGAGGACCACCACCCAGTGCCTCTGAAGCCATCGAGTACATGGACATTCGGCTGGCCATGATGAACGACGGTGATGCCCTCGACGGGGACGATCACAGGTTATTGCACGTTGCGATATGGATGTTGTACACGGGACTGGGTTCAACGGCCGAGTCTAAGTGCAACTGAACAGACTGTGGAAGGGTATTACGTCCGAGGAACGACAGACGGGTAACAATTAGAAGTGTGAGCGAATGAATAGACGAGAGGTCGGCTGCAAGCAATTGAATGCGGCTTAAAGGCTTGGAGTGAGTTTGTCGAATGATGAGATAAAGGTTTCGGTCGCTGGGCAACGGCGCCCTCCTTTTCGGCTGATCAAATGAAGTATCACGGCCTGGGCGGCTGTGAGTACTAATGCAAGGAGGTCGGGTCAAGGTTGAAAATTATTAAGTAGCGATTGATTGACGTAAAAGAGACACAGCCAAAGCGAGTGAGGCCGGCCAGCTGAAGCTGTAGCGAAAGCGAAAGCAAAGGGAAATGACAAGACACAAACGCTCTCGAAAGAAGGCTCCCCAAGAGTTGAAGAAACGACTGGGTCTTGTGCAGGACTGGACTTGGCTGGGGAGGTAGAGGTAGCAAGCCCAGTAGCGGGTAGAGGATGGGCCTATTGCATGGCCTGTACGTACTGCACTCTAGTGCCATGGTAGCGTGCCCCAGCAAAAAAGGGCGACCTCCGAAAATGGATACGGCTGATGTGATGCACTGTGTACGGAGGACCATAGAGGTACTTCGATACAATGCTCAAGTCCAACGTCCCATCTCGATATTGGTAGCCATTCAGGGCGTGGCGCATCAGGCGCGTTATGCACTTCAAAGGGGTGATTTCACTGGATGAGAGGCAAGTATTCTTTTCAGCTGGTCACAGGAGGCCCCtccacaaacaacaacaacacccaaCAGTCAAAATGACTGgttctactccgtaccatATTCTTCCAACACTCGGCACTGTCCAATACTGTACAGTCTGTCACTACAAATGGATCTGTCCATCCATATCTAAACTTGGAACAGCCGGACGTGCCATTGCCTGTCGGGGTAAGGGGCCCGACCCGAGGGCAGGGCAGTAAACCTTGTGTTTAGTAAGGATTGGGCCTGGATTGGAGGTTAGGTGTGTGGGCCGGCTCAATACGAGGATTGGGACAAGGTGCATATTCTTTCACCTGCATTGACTACGCGTCCGTCCTGTGTGTCTCACGATGCACAATATGCAAAACTTCGTATAATAGAGGATGACTGAATGGATCCATCTTGTTGACCGTGTCTTGGTGATTTGTAAGAGGAACAGATGCTGTGTTGTGTCGTGTTGCGATCCTTCGTTTGTGCGTGCGAACCTCACCATCAGCAGTCTCTCTGAAGTGTCATGATGTGCTTTTACATCCATGACGGCCTGAATAACATCCCTACGTGTGCGTTACACAACCCATAGTTTCTTAAGCCTCGGCTATACTACCTACTTCTTTGTCATTTTGGAATAAGGTCCCAacctttctttcctcccttaGACTGTCACAGGCTCACCACCAGCATGGTCTGATAAGGCAGACGACGTCAACCGGATCGAGAGATCGTATTGTCCGAAGATCTTGTCTAGTTGTGGTCCTAATTTCAGGAGACTATGACTATCGCAGATCTACATGTAACCGTTGCTTTCCAGGCTATTCTCTCCAGCTCGATCCGCGGTTACCAAGACAAATTTGTAACGTTTACTAACATCTGATACGCCCGCGACCAACCAGGCTCTCATGGCCGCATGGCACATATGGTAAACGCCGTAAGTCATAAAATACCCAAGGT encodes:
- a CDS encoding probable chitin synthase gives rise to the protein MASRMSMYSMASEALGGGPQAAQVSTTTLLNAIHNIYLSSQPYQLDASTSLVVNTWLTAAQAGATVDATLAARAWEHARRRAEDGCVILGSLHQSTPSLLVPFLNTFPFAIPASIYKSLEALQPFLRCVAPYNASAPRQIALGVTLTLSLGGNVTGASLALSQGGIDTENGLLNIPAEAGYRAFDVFYYLLTSASTPAEREFLGLKTPSAYALLARSGTYEPPSYLITADDGAAADDFRQALKEIGIKGSAHRNFISTLAGLLKLGNTLDYDADSDDFEEICEDVSGLLGMEPEVLMQQLSTEDRRTLVGGLYEALVDWVISKANSAIAAQMLRIRDGDESMDGRGVRTPTSNEDGDTVSITVVEVPEPSIGRALAMRTIFDDSIGLNAEMIEDGVEVHPIGSSVVREMQQAVSDVAPDLGIMTGPQGRDRQHDLEKREVILEKVAYGSEDDSFVKKLLFPVEGEGISLGRAGRFDLPALLSASRTWFHLSLHPTDDSPANLATLPAITSAWSAGTVSRQLRSWRLPEWANRRNRNLDYTADFDVDEFVGRYGALGCKDGKDGIETWMLERGWSNGEVFIGKERIWVREGPWWEAETMLDIKPAHSLQSMGQNPFTSGFDTSYSANPPNGSGFFPPPAMDNSFNGSNDQLMHTRNFSQGNMSQVTLNQHQNLNPQSAPSIAPSAMRNVQTTGDYGLGTKGDTYKGQVYYNEDGEFTGILDGELAKNKKIESKPLPFGRRAWIAFVWALTFWIPSPLLKFIGRMRRPDVRMAWREKFVLFFLIILINGMVVFWIIGFGKLLCPNANKAWNVKEVASHAEDEKAFWVAIHGKVYDITDFWQQQHSDTSIKVTKSNMLPLSGMVMDDYFMPPLNRACRGLGIKETTQLTFNDTITNPLAQHTSGFYTRDRTSALHDPDWYWKKFQPKIKEYYHGNLVWKKSKVKNEGENEQHMWATYGNEVYDLTDYLHTLDVNDNFDSYKFLNEDMVDLWKNSPGTNIKKDLDLLIANAKNETVSANLKNSWQCIQNIAYKGILDFRDSPRCQVNNYLLLAFAVIICIVTAVKFLAALQFGSKRRPSPQDKFVICQVPVYTEGEDSLRKALDSLTALQYDNKRKLICVICDGVVVGQGNDRPTPKIVLDILGVDPKVDPPALPFKSVGSSSEQLNYGKVYSGLYEFEGNVVPYIVVVKVGKESEQSKAKPGNRGKRDSQILLMSFLNRVHHRAPMSPLELEMFHQVNNIIGVDPELYEYLLMVDADTCVEEDSLNRLVAACAHNAKIAGICGETTLENDEKTWWTMIQVYEYFISHHLAKAFESLFGSVTCLPGCFTMYRLRSVDKGKPLIISDAVIKDYSICDVDTLHKKNLLSLGEDRYLTTLMTKYFPEMSYKFIPDAQCKTAAPESWSVLLSQRRRWINSTIHNLVELMQLKELCGFCCFSMRFVVFIDLCGTIILPSTCVYIGYLIYILATGSGPIPYISIAMIAAVYGLQALIFILKRQWQHIGWMIIYLLAFPIYSFILPLYSFWNQDNFSWGNTRIVIGEKGNKQVVAVDDEGFDPRSIPLQRWDDYALANNLPGRRGGYQEKTDYSYGDNYELDEIKSVYSAGPQGSVLTAMPGRNTYMPPQSPAFNNGRTSTMGFQDSPMQHRQSMLSMGTGVHDMRSQSPYQDYPGQHPSVSNLRGQANLSPATGGGHSRSGTALGFSSGARSPMPDAMRSQSSFDFQHGHAGPNDMAIVESIRSVLCEVDLDTVTKKQVRALVEQRLQTELVGERRTFMDRQIDHELENM
- a CDS encoding related to branched-chain alpha-ketoacid dehydrogenase kinase, mitochondrial precursor produces the protein MRSRPWLNSINILCVSQTSHGRPPLSSKSLLSSANFALSLLPVRLAHRIQALRNLPYIVVANPNISRIYNNYLHSLSILLPYWHATREGRPISTLEDEIRFTNVLAELVATHTDTIPILAKGFLECRRYISPEEVTKFLDQHLRARIGTRLIAEQHIALHFSSQPHFDPNASPTPCPDDPSYIGVIDTSLRPAQIVESCAGFVADICELRYGVRPLLYIHGEPDTTFAFVPMHLEYIVTELLKNAFRATIENKSNEPVIVTIAPEPALTEEPSTASWSNSSIKHSDSPSKDSRDATDNDAIVPLDDNAPGVTIRIRDRGGGIPPEVSPNIWSYSFTTFSDDMDDFPGDGNGGDGLSAISTASTGGSSIAGLGYGLPLSRAYAEYFGGGIAVQSLYGWGTDVYLRLKGVGNLGKK